In Paenibacillus sonchi, the genomic stretch AAAACGCATACAAAAAAAGAAAAAAGAGTGCCTGGAAGGAGTTAAAAAATCAGAAATATCTTTACTACATGTCTATACCGTTCGTTCTTTGGGTCTTTGTCTTCCAGTACCTGCCTTTGTGGGGCTGGACAATGGCCTTCCAGAAATATAAGCCCGGCGTCGGTTTTTTTGAACAGAAATGGGTAGGCTTTGAGCACTTTCGCACCCTGTTCGGGGATGAACACTTCTACCAGGTGCTGCGAAATACGCTGGCTATGAGTTTTATGGGCCTGATCGCCGGTTTTATCGTACCGGTCGTCTTTGCGCTGCTCCTGAATGAGGTTCGCGTACAGGCCTTGAAACGGTTCGTCCAGACCGTATCTTATCTTCCGCACTTTGTATCCTGGGTGGTGGCCGCAGGGATTGTCACCAAAATGCTCTCGACGGATGGCGGAGTCGTGAATGATATACTCCTGGGCTTGAATCTCATCGATCAGCCGATTCAGTTTATGGCTCAAGGCCACTTGTTTTGGGGCATTGTAACCAGTGCGGATATTTGGAAGGAAACCGGATGGAACGCCATCATTTACCTTGCTGCTATATCCGGGATTGGTCCTGAATTGTATGAAGCTGCACGGGTGGACGGTGCGAGCAGATGGAGACAAATATGGCATATTACGTTGCCGGGTATCCGTCCGACCATGATTGTCCTGTTGATTATGTCCATTGGTCATCTGCTGGGTACGGGCTTTGAGAAACAATTTCTGCTGGGGAATCACCTGGTCATCGATTACTCTGAAGTGCTTGACTTGTATGCGCTTAATTATGGTCTGGCTATGGGACGATACTCCTTCGGAACGGCAATCAACATCTTCAACTCGGTGATAAGCCTGGTGTTGTTGTTTGCGGCTAACGGGATTTTTAAGCGCTTTACCAATGAAAGCATCATGTAAGGAGGAAGGGTGACATGGGGGTTGTTAAAAGCAATGTGCCGGTTGGCCGGGTAAAACAGAGCCTTCAGGCGAAAGCGCCGCAAGATCGAATCCTTGAAATCATCGTTTATTTTTCAATGACTGTCGTAACCGTTCTGACGATCTATCCGTTCCTAAACGTGCTGGCTATCTCCCTTAACGATTCAGTAGATACCGTCCGGGGAGGAATCACCGTCTGGCCAAGGCAATTTACGCTGGATAACTATAGTCTGATTTTCACCTATGGAAGCTTGATTACCGGGTTCAAAATTTCCCTTCTGCGGACCGTCATTGGTACC encodes the following:
- a CDS encoding ABC transporter permease produces the protein MKTITASAENAYKKRKKSAWKELKNQKYLYYMSIPFVLWVFVFQYLPLWGWTMAFQKYKPGVGFFEQKWVGFEHFRTLFGDEHFYQVLRNTLAMSFMGLIAGFIVPVVFALLLNEVRVQALKRFVQTVSYLPHFVSWVVAAGIVTKMLSTDGGVVNDILLGLNLIDQPIQFMAQGHLFWGIVTSADIWKETGWNAIIYLAAISGIGPELYEAARVDGASRWRQIWHITLPGIRPTMIVLLIMSIGHLLGTGFEKQFLLGNHLVIDYSEVLDLYALNYGLAMGRYSFGTAINIFNSVISLVLLFAANGIFKRFTNESIM